One genomic window of Deltaproteobacteria bacterium includes the following:
- a CDS encoding aldehyde dehydrogenase family protein, which yields METTFSHLIDGELVAGRQHFDVMNPATGAPFARCPDATREDLERAMAAAARAFAGDWSRDEALRRRTLVHMSEALGAEAEQLGRLVCMEQGKPLAQAVGEVKGAAQILRLYADEPIPRDVLREDEKARVTLVRKPLGPVAAITPWNYPVATLVMKLGPALLTGNTVVAKPSPFTPLSSLALGAALRAAVPKGVVNVLGGSDEVGAWMTAHPAVRKISFTGSVPTGKKIMRAAADDLKRVTLELGGNDPAIVLPDVDPARVAPKLFWGAFTNSGQVCVAIKRLYVHEDVYRPLLGALAELATQVKMGDGLEPDTQLGPINNRPQFNRVQELVEDARRAGGTVVVGGAPLPRPGYFYPPTIVTDVGEGVRLVDEEQFGTALPVIPWRDLDDALAQANHTHYGLGGSVWSADVARGEEIAARLECGTAWVNQHMSMSARVPFGGVKWSGLGRENGRWGIEEFCELQVVNAAKA from the coding sequence ATGGAGACGACCTTCTCGCATCTGATCGACGGCGAGCTCGTCGCCGGCCGCCAGCACTTCGACGTCATGAACCCGGCGACGGGGGCGCCCTTCGCGCGCTGCCCCGACGCCACTCGCGAGGACCTGGAGCGCGCCATGGCCGCGGCCGCGCGCGCCTTCGCGGGCGACTGGTCGCGCGACGAGGCGCTCCGGCGCCGCACGCTCGTCCACATGAGCGAGGCGCTCGGCGCCGAGGCCGAGCAGCTCGGCCGCCTGGTCTGCATGGAGCAGGGGAAGCCGCTCGCGCAGGCCGTGGGTGAGGTGAAAGGGGCGGCGCAGATCCTCCGCCTCTACGCCGACGAGCCCATCCCGCGCGACGTGCTGCGCGAGGACGAGAAAGCGCGGGTCACGCTGGTCCGGAAGCCCCTCGGCCCGGTGGCCGCCATCACGCCCTGGAACTACCCGGTGGCGACGCTGGTGATGAAGCTCGGCCCGGCGCTGCTCACGGGTAACACGGTGGTCGCCAAGCCCTCGCCCTTCACGCCGCTCTCCTCGCTCGCGCTGGGCGCGGCCCTCCGCGCCGCGGTCCCGAAGGGCGTCGTCAACGTGCTCGGCGGCAGCGACGAAGTCGGCGCCTGGATGACCGCGCATCCGGCGGTCAGGAAGATCTCGTTCACGGGCAGCGTGCCGACCGGGAAGAAGATCATGCGGGCGGCGGCGGACGACCTGAAGCGCGTGACGCTCGAGCTGGGCGGCAACGACCCGGCGATCGTCCTCCCCGACGTCGATCCGGCCCGGGTGGCGCCCAAGCTCTTCTGGGGCGCCTTCACCAACTCGGGCCAGGTGTGCGTCGCGATCAAGCGCCTCTACGTGCACGAGGACGTCTACCGGCCGCTGCTGGGCGCGCTCGCCGAGCTGGCGACGCAGGTGAAGATGGGCGACGGGCTCGAGCCCGACACGCAGCTCGGCCCGATCAACAACCGGCCGCAGTTCAACCGCGTGCAGGAGCTGGTCGAGGACGCCCGCCGGGCCGGCGGCACGGTGGTGGTAGGCGGCGCGCCGCTCCCCAGGCCCGGCTACTTCTACCCGCCGACCATCGTGACCGACGTCGGCGAGGGCGTGCGCCTGGTCGACGAGGAGCAGTTCGGCACGGCGCTCCCCGTCATCCCCTGGCGCGACCTCGACGACGCGCTCGCACAGGCGAACCACACGCACTACGGGCTCGGCGGCTCGGTGTGGAGCGCCGACGTCGCGCGCGGCGAGGAGATCGCCGCGCGCCTCGAATGCGGCACCGCCTGGGTCAACCAGCACATGAGCATGAGCGCGAGGGTCCCCTTCGGCGGCGTCAAGTGGAGCGGGCTCGGCCGCGAGAACGGCCGGTGGGGGATCGAGGAGTTCTGCGAGCTGCAGGTCGTGAACGCGGCGAAGGCCTGA
- a CDS encoding 1-acyl-sn-glycerol-3-phosphate acyltransferase, producing MPAAPDPAPLEGDDPPRNPSHPSAPLHGLGPLGRAAAPYLSAGVLVTSATCELWLYHLSALLRGRSAQRAVRVLQQWSRRSWRWLCLDVRVHGAPSTTPRIYVSNHRSYLDIPVLSGVLGTSFMSRADVATWPLVGAAAKAVGTVFVNRADPYARAHAARRLMRHVGKLSVVVFPEGTTTRERFPGPFHPGFFDLACRLETAIVPVTIRYSQRRAYWTDDITLPHHLLARVLTMPPLAVAVHIGRDVESRDFSDGETLARAVHDAVCNPIAEFGELA from the coding sequence ATGCCAGCGGCGCCTGATCCTGCGCCGCTCGAGGGTGACGATCCGCCTCGCAACCCCTCGCACCCTTCCGCGCCCTTGCACGGCCTGGGGCCGCTCGGCCGCGCTGCGGCACCGTATCTGTCCGCCGGCGTTCTCGTGACGAGCGCAACATGCGAGCTCTGGCTCTATCACCTGTCGGCGCTATTGCGCGGGCGATCGGCCCAGCGCGCCGTCCGCGTCCTCCAGCAGTGGAGCCGTCGTAGCTGGCGATGGCTCTGCCTCGACGTTCGCGTGCATGGGGCGCCGTCCACCACCCCGCGAATCTACGTCTCGAACCATCGCAGCTATCTGGATATTCCCGTCCTCTCGGGCGTCTTGGGAACCAGCTTCATGAGCCGCGCCGACGTTGCGACATGGCCGTTGGTCGGTGCTGCGGCGAAGGCTGTCGGGACCGTCTTCGTCAACCGCGCGGACCCATACGCACGCGCACACGCTGCTCGACGATTGATGCGTCACGTAGGCAAGCTGAGCGTCGTGGTCTTTCCGGAAGGCACGACGACGAGAGAGCGCTTCCCCGGGCCGTTTCATCCTGGCTTCTTCGATCTGGCATGCCGCCTCGAGACTGCCATCGTACCGGTCACGATACGGTACAGCCAGCGACGAGCCTACTGGACGGATGACATCACGTTGCCACACCATCTTCTGGCCCGCGTGCTGACGATGCCGCCACTTGCCGTGGCGGTTCACATCGGGAGGGATGTCGAGTCGAGAGATTTCAGTGACGGCGAGACACTCGCGCGAGCCGTGCATGACGCAGTCTGCAACCCGATTGCCGAGTTCGGCGAACTCGCATGA
- a CDS encoding DUF1990 domain-containing protein: protein MFRLARPSAVELRRWLAALESLPAPGPPEPGGVVDRNRIVLGRGAEAFRRAREALGRWEMFRLGWVEVHPPGAPILVGTTVVVLAHAFALWSANPCRIVALVEEGGPIERAGFVYRTLPGHAVQGEERFAVAWDHGDDAVAYEVVAQSRPAHPLVRAALPLARLVQRRFARDSQRAMARAVLEPAAAP from the coding sequence GTGTTCCGCCTCGCGCGGCCCTCGGCGGTCGAGCTCCGGCGCTGGCTCGCCGCGCTGGAGTCGCTGCCGGCGCCCGGCCCACCGGAGCCGGGCGGCGTCGTGGACCGGAATCGCATCGTGCTGGGGCGGGGCGCCGAGGCCTTCCGCCGGGCGCGCGAGGCGCTCGGCCGCTGGGAGATGTTCCGCCTCGGCTGGGTCGAGGTCCATCCCCCGGGCGCGCCGATACTGGTCGGCACGACGGTCGTGGTGCTGGCGCACGCCTTCGCCCTCTGGTCGGCGAACCCCTGCCGCATCGTCGCGCTCGTCGAGGAGGGCGGGCCGATCGAGCGCGCCGGGTTCGTCTACCGCACGCTCCCCGGACACGCAGTCCAGGGCGAGGAGCGGTTCGCGGTCGCCTGGGACCACGGCGACGACGCGGTCGCGTACGAAGTGGTCGCACAGTCCCGGCCCGCGCACCCGCTCGTGCGCGCGGCCCTCCCGCTCGCGCGTCTCGTCCAGCGCCGCTTCGCGCGCGATTCGCAGCGCGCCATGGCGCGCGCCGTTCTCGAGCCGGCGGCAGCCCCATGA
- a CDS encoding HAMP domain-containing protein → MTLRSKLTLMFLGAMQVAFLTAVGTFWAVQSWQLLADDLTVIQEQNLRLERTLEVPVPRAPGEATARQPIHSRTVRSFLALRHHAQTLEEADLIESLGSALGLPSRRGGRRAGERAAPPSSVPDAAGRLKRFYRAQMNALHGHARFVTRLSTGLVVAIVGLVLAGMMAYFAAIRVWLVRPLQAIGRATGVISTGDLEHRVPVAGRDEFGALARSINSMAASLAENQRRLLAAERFAMVGEMAAYVAHNIRNPLASIRTTAQAEMLDLPAEDPRRASFRDIVTATDRLESWVGDLLRFSSPVTLERTPESVNDLVERCADLARPQLTQRRLRLDLTLAPALAPVSLDRNKMEQVVSVLLGNAMDASPAGATIRIISLVRRPDHAPLACIRVEDEGKGIPQERLGKLFTLFATGKKSGTGLGLALAQKIVTAHDGAITVTSNEGAGTAVEISLPVAEGSTRACRPS, encoded by the coding sequence ATGACACTGCGTTCCAAGCTCACACTGATGTTCCTGGGCGCCATGCAGGTGGCGTTCCTCACCGCAGTGGGCACCTTCTGGGCGGTCCAGAGCTGGCAGCTCCTCGCCGACGACCTCACCGTGATCCAAGAGCAGAACTTGCGCCTGGAGCGCACCCTCGAAGTGCCCGTGCCCCGGGCCCCCGGCGAAGCAACCGCAAGGCAACCCATTCATTCACGCACAGTCCGGTCCTTCCTCGCACTTCGTCACCATGCTCAGACGCTGGAGGAGGCAGACCTGATCGAGTCACTAGGCAGCGCGCTGGGGTTGCCTTCACGTCGCGGGGGACGGCGCGCAGGCGAGCGTGCGGCCCCACCCTCGTCCGTACCGGATGCAGCCGGGCGTCTGAAGAGATTTTATCGCGCCCAGATGAACGCCCTCCACGGCCACGCCCGTTTCGTTACACGCCTCTCCACCGGCCTCGTGGTCGCCATCGTCGGCCTCGTGCTGGCCGGCATGATGGCCTACTTCGCGGCCATCCGCGTCTGGCTCGTACGCCCCCTGCAGGCCATCGGCCGGGCGACGGGCGTGATCTCGACCGGGGACCTCGAGCACCGCGTGCCGGTCGCCGGGCGCGACGAGTTCGGCGCCCTCGCCCGGTCCATCAACTCGATGGCCGCCTCGCTGGCCGAGAACCAGCGCCGCTTGCTGGCGGCCGAGCGCTTCGCCATGGTCGGCGAGATGGCGGCCTACGTGGCGCACAACATCCGGAACCCGCTGGCCTCGATCCGCACCACCGCCCAGGCCGAGATGCTCGACCTGCCGGCCGAGGACCCGCGCCGCGCGAGCTTCCGCGACATCGTGACCGCGACCGACCGCCTCGAGAGCTGGGTCGGCGACCTCCTCCGCTTCTCGAGCCCGGTCACGCTCGAGCGCACGCCCGAGAGCGTGAACGACCTGGTCGAGCGCTGCGCGGACCTGGCGCGACCGCAGCTCACGCAGCGGAGGCTCCGGCTCGACCTGACCCTCGCGCCTGCGCTCGCCCCCGTGAGCCTCGACCGCAACAAGATGGAGCAGGTGGTGAGCGTGCTCCTCGGCAACGCCATGGACGCCTCGCCGGCGGGTGCCACCATCCGGATCATCTCGCTCGTCCGCCGCCCGGACCATGCTCCCCTCGCCTGCATCCGCGTCGAAGACGAGGGCAAGGGCATCCCGCAGGAGCGGCTGGGGAAGCTCTTCACGCTCTTCGCCACCGGCAAGAAATCGGGCACCGGGCTCGGGCTGGCGCTCGCCCAGAAGATCGTCACCGCGCACGACGGCGCCATCACCGTCACCAGCAACGAGGGCGCGGGAACGGCGGTCGAGATCAGTCTGCCGGTCGCCGAGGGGAGCACCCGCGCGTGTCGACCATCCTGA
- a CDS encoding LLM class flavin-dependent oxidoreductase, translating to MSPSGSTPGRPFPRTRDRPTLAAVRFGTYHVFQCPPGQEAARVVAGELERAEFAEALGFDEVWVPEQHFSPYCLAGDALLLAGHLAARTRRVRIGTAVVNLTFTHPLRFAERVALLDHATGGRVDVGVGRGYQFPQYGVFGVPIDETRAIFDEALDVVLRAWAGEEFTYTGRYFTIPNVRIWPAPLRPPGEVLLHAVNSPESLARAIARGLPALMARPLSPFAEQVEEFARYRAALAAAGVDAAPVLARATVLKYAFLAPTRAEARTLAREALEWDLAILQHLTTPTTTEMPRGYELYERRGGRLPEYAYDGWLEHVLLFDDPDGCAEKIARLRDAGIERLLLWMGPGGVRHDLLVRSMRLFAEAVMPHFR from the coding sequence ATGAGCCCGAGTGGGTCGACGCCGGGGCGGCCCTTTCCTCGGACGCGCGACCGTCCTACGCTCGCTGCCGTGCGCTTCGGGACCTACCACGTCTTCCAGTGCCCGCCGGGGCAGGAAGCCGCGCGCGTGGTCGCCGGGGAGCTCGAGCGTGCCGAGTTCGCCGAGGCGCTCGGCTTCGACGAGGTCTGGGTGCCGGAGCAGCACTTCTCCCCGTACTGCCTCGCGGGCGACGCGCTCCTCCTCGCCGGGCACCTCGCCGCGCGCACGCGCCGCGTCCGCATCGGGACGGCGGTCGTCAACCTGACCTTCACCCATCCGCTGCGCTTCGCCGAGCGCGTGGCGCTCCTCGATCATGCGACCGGGGGCCGCGTCGACGTGGGCGTCGGGCGCGGCTACCAGTTCCCGCAGTACGGCGTCTTCGGCGTCCCGATCGACGAGACACGCGCCATCTTCGACGAGGCGCTCGACGTCGTGCTGCGCGCCTGGGCCGGCGAGGAGTTCACGTACACGGGCCGCTACTTCACGATCCCCAACGTTCGCATCTGGCCGGCGCCGCTGCGTCCGCCGGGCGAGGTGCTCCTCCACGCCGTGAACAGCCCCGAGAGCTTGGCGCGCGCCATCGCGCGCGGGCTCCCGGCGCTGATGGCGCGTCCGCTCAGCCCCTTCGCCGAGCAGGTGGAGGAGTTCGCCCGCTACCGCGCCGCGCTCGCCGCCGCGGGCGTCGACGCCGCGCCCGTGCTCGCGCGCGCGACCGTCCTCAAGTACGCTTTCCTCGCACCCACCCGCGCCGAGGCGCGCACGCTGGCGCGCGAGGCGCTCGAATGGGACCTCGCCATCCTCCAGCACCTGACCACACCCACCACCACGGAGATGCCGCGCGGCTACGAGCTCTACGAGCGGCGGGGCGGGCGATTGCCGGAGTACGCCTACGACGGCTGGCTCGAGCACGTGCTCCTCTTCGACGACCCGGACGGGTGCGCCGAGAAGATCGCGCGGCTGCGCGACGCCGGGATCGAGCGGCTGCTCCTGTGGATGGGACCGGGTGGCGTGCGCCACGACCTCCTCGTCCGCTCGATGCGGCTCTTCGCCGAGGCGGTGATGCCGCACTTTCGTTAG